Genomic segment of Caproiciproducens sp. NJN-50:
CGGCAAAGGCGGCTGGTCCGCGTTCCCGTTCTGATACGCGATCCCGGACACCGCCTGAACCAGCAGATCCTGCCCCGGCCTTCCGACCCAGGGTCCTTTTTTCCCATATCCGGTCACTTCCCCGTATACCAAAGCGGGATTGATCTTTTTTACCGATTCATAATCGACTCCCAGGCGTTCCGCCACTCCGGGGCGAAAATTGATCAGCATGACATCGGCCCGGCTCAAGAGCTCATCCAGCCTGCCCCGGTCCGAGGGATCTTTCAGGTCGATCACCAGACTCTCTTTATTCCTGTTCTCCGTGTGAAACAAAGAATTCTCGCCGTCAAGATACAAATTGGAGAGCGCCATTTTGCGGCTGAGGTCGCCCCCGTTCGGATTTTCGATCTTGACCACCCTCGCGCCGAGATCCGCCAAACGGAGGCCTGCGTAAGGTCCCGCCAAAAGCTGGCTGAAATCCAGAACCAGCATTCCTTCCAGTGGTTTCAAATCCGCCTCTCCTCCTCACCTTTCAAGTGAAAATCCGAGATGATCTTCTCATTGTCCTCGCCCAGTTTCGGGGCCCATTTTTCTGACTTCAGCATCTTCCCGTCAACGCGGATCGGGCACCGGGTCGTCAGGAGTCCGGGCTGGCCGGGGCGGTGCACGTCCTGCACAAAATCAAGGACGCGGAATGCTTCATGACTCGTCATCTGTTCCCAGTTCATGACCTCCGAAGCCCAGTATCCGGCCTTCTCCAGGAGTGACATCCAATGTCCGGTCTCCTCCTGTTTCAGGTGTTCCTGAAGGACTTTTTTAATCTCATCGCGCTTTGTGAACCAGACCTCTGGATCCGTATATTCCGTCAGACGCCTGCAGCCCAGGATCTCCCCCAGGCGGACCACGGACCCCATGGTAAGCGCGAGATATCCGTTCTTTGTCTCATAGATTCCATACGGGGCGCCGAGCGCAGCGTGTGCATTGTTAAAACCGGATCGTTCCGGCATCCGGCGGCCGTTGTTCAAATAAACGGTCACGGCTTCGACCTCAAATGAAAGGATCGATTCCAGCAGGGAAATCTCAACATTTCCGCCCTCCCCCGTTTTTGCGCGGCGGATCAGGCAGGCCAGAATTCCCTGAACCAGATGGGCACCGGACACGGTGTCTACGATCGACACCGCGAACGGCATGGGC
This window contains:
- a CDS encoding CaiB/BaiF CoA transferase family protein, with product MKPLEGTVVLDFSQYLAGPSAALRLADLGARVIKVENPKTGDNARQLSLNNLYADGDSVNFYTINRNKESFAANLKDAGDREMVKKLIAKADVLIENFRPGVMEKFGLDYENARKINRRIVYASVTGYGTEGPWKKKPGQDLLIQSLSGLAYLNGNADQPPMPFAVSIVDTVSGAHLVQGILACLIRRAKTGEGGNVEISLLESILSFEVEAVTVYLNNGRRMPERSGFNNAHAALGAPYGIYETKNGYLALTMGSVVRLGEILGCRRLTEYTDPEVWFTKRDEIKKVLQEHLKQEETGHWMSLLEKAGYWASEVMNWEQMTSHEAFRVLDFVQDVHRPGQPGLLTTRCPIRVDGKMLKSEKWAPKLGEDNEKIISDFHLKGEEERRI